A stretch of Carcharodon carcharias isolate sCarCar2 chromosome 30 unlocalized genomic scaffold, sCarCar2.pri SUPER_30_unloc_1, whole genome shotgun sequence DNA encodes these proteins:
- the LOC121274134 gene encoding keratin, type 1 cytoskeletal 11-like — protein sequence MRPGLSSSFQYSGSSLSGSGGSIRRSMVGGRQGFSRSSFTGSGHSGLGGGLGGGSAISVAVGQSSVGGLSSMSTSGGFIGNEKQAMIDLNSRLSIYLQKVRDLEEANTKLELQLKEFQGGKAITGIDYDAYDAVIKPLREQILALHLGNARLALDLDNAALAAKDFKNKFENELYIKQSVEADITDLGAMKDEYIRNYKDLESEIAASKDELAYLKKNHEEELAGLRQQVTGTVSVAVEPGPTIDLAKQLQTMRDNYESFSKKTQEDLDNWYKLQVESQTVQTIQVNEAAAGAKLEVTELRKQLQPLEIEYNSLLSGNASLEACIQDINDKYYQKLQTLQMTISKMELDLTNIRNEMQQKVKDYDDLLNVKMKLETEIANYKKLLDGSTIGYSSCIEIQFK from the exons ATGAGACCTGGTCTGTCCAGCTCTTTCCAGTACTCGGGGAGTTCACTGAGTGGATCAGGGGGCTCGATCAGGAGGAGTATGGTTGGGGGTAGGCAGGGGTTCTCCAGGTCCAGCTTCACAGGATCAGGGCACAGTGGActgggtgggggattgggtgggggatCGGCAATCTCAGTGGCTGTCGGACAGAGCAGTGTCGGAGGCTTATCCTCAATGTCAACGTCTGGTGGCTTCATCGGCAATGAAAAACAAGCCATGATAGACCTGAACAGCCGGCTGTCTATCTACCTGCAGAAGGTCAGGGACCTGGAAGAGGCGAACACTAAGTTGGAACTGCAGCTTAAAGAGTTCCAAGGCGGGAAGGCTATAACAGGCATCGACTATGATGCTTATGATGCAGTGATCAAGCCACTGAGAGAGCAG ATTTTGGCACTTCACCTTGGCAATGCTCGCCTGGCTCTGGATCTTGACAATGCAGCTCTCGCAGCTAAAGACTTCAAAAATAA ATTTGAAAACGAGCTCTACATCAAGCAATCTGTGGAAGCTGATATCACAGACCTGGGAGCAATGAAAGATGAGTATATACGTAATTACAAGGATTTGGAAAGTGAGATAGCAGCCTCTAAGGACGAGCTTGCTTATCTGAAGAAGAACCATGAAGAG gaATTGGCAGGACTGCGGCAGCAGGTGACTGGTACTGTCAGTGTGGCTGTTGAACCTGGGCCCACCATTGACCTTGCAAAGCAACTGCAGACAATGCGGGATAATTATGAGAGTTTTAGCAAGAAAACCCAAGAAGATCTTGATAACTGGTACAAATTACAG GTTGAAAGCCAGACTGTGCAGACTATTCAGGTCAAcgaggcagcagcaggcgcaaaACTCGAAGTTACGGAATTACGCAAACAGCTTCAGCCCCTTGAGATTGAGTACAACTCTCTGCTTAGTGGG AATGCTTCCTTGGAAGCCTGCATTCAAGATATCAATGATAAATATTACCAAAAGCTTCAAACTCTGCAAATGACCATTTCCAAAATGGAGCTTGATCTGACTAACATAAGGAATGAAATGCAGCAGAAAGTTAAAGATTACGATGATCTACTTAACGTAAAGATGAAACTTGAGACCGAGATTGCCAACTACAAGAAGCTCCTTGACGGATCAACTATTGGGTACAGTAGCTGCATTGAAATCCAGTTCAAATAG